The Mucilaginibacter yixingensis genome window below encodes:
- a CDS encoding RagB/SusD family nutrient uptake outer membrane protein: MKLYKNTNKSRLSLLSKIAVGAFVISTLGGCKKMFDNTPENVLQQSQTFKTVYDADAAMLGIYGKFSNLSDRYIMLNEMRADLLDVTVKSNNYLRQLSTHAVTDDNPYADPRPFYEVIANCNDALKNMSRMYDQKLLDYNQYWQRAADLGLLRSWLYLQLGIHYGNVPYVTEPIDDINQLKDESKFAKISFNELLDRLIAYTSTIPAPFLDQNTSANSPTLIMATNNYVIKDGIFKFFIHRRSLLGDLQLWKGNYHKAAEYYKDVMETGTKLVTSTDYQIDQYDTYRITNDNSGASTLMTIGTTNPWQNIFSNDLAEAQTNRERMWTLPLDKNFGNKNPLVDLFSYSRNYLAKPSALAINNWNNQVRSDGGLTDRRGLNASYRMQGADAEVLKFTAKYNPSSPYEVTGVWILYRASELHLRYAEAANRDAHSKIAAAVLNDGLTKLGGSTTLAADGSVEVYPYDFKYNGAPNNGMWYRSIGIRGRAVNQNVTIDQTNLVEDTENKLIDEEGLENAFEGYRWADLLRIALRRQATDPNYLANKIGAKFDASGSQDAGAVRARLANKANWYLPFKWK, translated from the coding sequence ATGAAGTTATATAAAAATACAAATAAAAGCCGGCTAAGCTTGTTGTCTAAAATAGCCGTCGGTGCTTTCGTTATCAGTACCCTGGGCGGTTGCAAAAAAATGTTCGACAATACGCCTGAGAACGTTTTGCAGCAAAGCCAGACCTTTAAAACCGTTTACGATGCCGATGCCGCCATGCTGGGCATCTACGGTAAATTCTCTAACCTGAGCGATCGCTATATCATGCTGAATGAAATGCGGGCCGATTTGCTGGATGTTACCGTAAAATCAAACAATTACCTGCGTCAGCTCAGCACGCATGCGGTGACGGATGATAACCCGTATGCCGACCCACGACCATTCTACGAGGTGATTGCCAACTGCAATGACGCGTTGAAAAACATGTCGAGAATGTATGATCAAAAACTGCTGGACTATAATCAATACTGGCAGCGCGCGGCAGATCTGGGCTTACTGCGTAGCTGGCTTTACCTGCAACTGGGTATCCACTATGGTAACGTCCCTTATGTAACCGAGCCGATTGACGACATCAATCAGCTGAAAGATGAATCTAAGTTTGCTAAGATCAGTTTTAATGAATTGCTGGATCGTCTGATTGCTTATACCAGCACTATCCCGGCACCGTTTCTGGATCAAAACACGTCGGCCAATAGTCCAACGTTGATTATGGCTACCAATAACTACGTAATTAAGGATGGTATATTCAAGTTCTTTATCCACCGCAGAAGTTTGCTGGGCGATTTGCAACTATGGAAAGGCAATTACCACAAGGCAGCTGAGTATTACAAAGATGTAATGGAAACCGGCACCAAGCTGGTGACTTCGACGGATTATCAGATTGATCAGTATGATACCTACCGGATAACAAATGATAACAGCGGTGCTTCAACGCTAATGACCATTGGTACTACCAACCCGTGGCAAAACATTTTCTCAAATGATTTGGCCGAGGCACAAACCAACCGCGAGCGCATGTGGACATTGCCGCTGGATAAGAACTTTGGCAACAAGAACCCGCTGGTAGATTTGTTTTCGTATTCAAGAAACTACCTGGCAAAGCCGTCGGCTCTGGCTATTAACAACTGGAACAACCAGGTGCGCAGTGATGGAGGCCTGACCGACAGAAGGGGCCTCAATGCTTCTTACCGCATGCAGGGTGCCGATGCCGAGGTATTGAAGTTTACTGCCAAATACAACCCGTCAAGCCCGTATGAGGTTACCGGCGTGTGGATTTTGTACCGTGCCTCAGAATTGCACCTGCGCTACGCCGAAGCTGCAAACAGAGACGCACATAGCAAAATTGCTGCGGCTGTGCTAAATGATGGGCTTACCAAACTGGGTGGTTCTACAACCCTGGCTGCGGATGGCAGTGTAGAAGTATATCCTTATGATTTTAAGTACAACGGCGCACCAAATAATGGCATGTGGTACCGCAGTATCGGCATCCGCGGCCGGGCGGTTAACCAGAATGTAACCATTGATCAAACCAACCTGGTTGAGGATACCGAGAACAAGCTGATTGATGAGGAGGGCCTGGAAAATGCTTTTGAAGGATACCGTTGGGCCGACTTGTTGCGCATTGCCTTGCGCCGTCAAGCTACTGATCCTAATTATCTGGCTAATAAAATAGGCGCCAAGTTTGATGCCAGCGGCAGCCAGGATGCCGGTGCTGTTCGTGCACGATTGGCTAACAAAGCCAATTGGTATCTACCATTCAAATGGAAATAA
- a CDS encoding AraC family transcriptional regulator → MTKQNYAGFAHRELYFYPIKVYFYDMVKDHLREPFELVLKEYLDVCPRGTHTHTFFELIYIVDGTGTQCINEAEVSYKPGDLFLLAPNDAHLFKIQQRSQFFFIRFNNVFVQSSPKEKELLQKLEMILTNARHEPGCIIRNEADRGYTINLMQMLIGEHQAHDLYHKELIAQLVNTLLVIIARNISQAFPESVDETSEGKTIDILNYIQSNVYYPDRLRAEAISDHFGIAESYLGAYFKKHTNESLQQYILNYKLKLIENRLKNTNMRVNEIADEFGFTDKSHLNRIFKKYRGMSPTEFKRS, encoded by the coding sequence GTGACGAAGCAAAATTACGCCGGGTTTGCCCACCGCGAGTTGTACTTTTACCCTATAAAGGTGTACTTTTACGATATGGTAAAAGACCACCTTAGGGAGCCGTTTGAGCTGGTTTTAAAAGAGTACCTGGACGTTTGTCCGAGAGGGACACACACGCACACTTTTTTTGAGCTGATTTACATTGTAGATGGCACCGGCACGCAGTGCATTAACGAGGCGGAGGTGAGCTACAAACCAGGTGATCTGTTTTTGCTGGCGCCTAATGATGCGCATCTTTTTAAGATCCAACAGCGGTCTCAATTCTTTTTCATCAGGTTTAACAATGTCTTTGTGCAATCATCGCCTAAAGAAAAAGAGTTGTTGCAAAAGCTGGAGATGATTTTGACAAATGCCCGGCATGAGCCCGGCTGCATTATCAGAAATGAGGCCGACCGCGGGTATACCATCAACCTGATGCAGATGCTGATCGGAGAGCATCAGGCCCATGATCTTTATCACAAGGAGCTAATTGCGCAGTTGGTTAATACGCTGCTGGTTATTATTGCTCGTAATATCAGTCAAGCGTTTCCGGAGTCTGTAGATGAAACCAGCGAGGGTAAAACCATTGATATTTTAAACTACATTCAGTCAAACGTTTATTACCCCGACAGGCTGCGTGCCGAAGCCATCAGCGATCATTTTGGCATAGCCGAAAGCTACCTGGGCGCCTATTTTAAAAAACATACCAACGAGAGCCTACAGCAATACATCCTAAATTATAAGCTGAAGCTGATTGAAAACCGTTTGAAAAACACCAATATGCGGGTTAACGAAATAGCAGATGAGTTTGGCTTTACCGATAAAAGTCACCTTAACCGTATATTCAAGAAGTACCGGGGCATGAGCCCGACGGAATTTAAACGTAGTTGA
- a CDS encoding right-handed parallel beta-helix repeat-containing protein: MLAPVYTKAAAITLNGAHDITISGKSIVGGNVPCITLQNCYNVHITGNKLSNAKAVGVYLYNCKNITVDHNYITNVSSGVYADQSVTGGIVVTYNEFYNMQGPFPRGQFVQFNNVNGKGNAISFNVGENILGKSYAEDAISLYESNGTADSPILINGNRIRGGGPSPSGGGIMLGDNGGSYQLATNNTLVNPGQYGMAIAGGDHNSIVNNTIFGAQQSFTNVGIYVSNTGKNTVSNARVSGNQVCFYNKVNYQNNCWLAPGTAKPDGWDDTNQWGTKLDASILPATLF, encoded by the coding sequence TTGTTAGCCCCTGTTTATACAAAAGCAGCCGCCATTACGCTAAATGGAGCACATGATATTACCATCAGCGGTAAATCTATTGTTGGGGGCAATGTACCCTGCATCACGCTTCAAAACTGTTATAACGTCCATATTACCGGCAATAAATTATCAAATGCTAAAGCGGTAGGCGTTTACCTATATAACTGTAAAAACATTACGGTAGACCATAACTATATCACCAACGTAAGTTCTGGTGTTTATGCAGATCAATCGGTTACGGGTGGGATAGTAGTAACCTATAACGAGTTTTATAACATGCAAGGGCCCTTCCCCCGCGGGCAATTTGTGCAGTTTAATAATGTTAACGGCAAAGGCAATGCCATCAGCTTTAATGTGGGCGAAAACATTTTAGGTAAAAGCTATGCTGAAGATGCAATTAGCCTATACGAAAGCAATGGCACGGCCGATAGTCCTATCCTTATCAATGGCAACCGCATCCGTGGCGGAGGCCCAAGCCCAAGCGGCGGCGGCATTATGCTGGGCGATAACGGTGGCTCGTACCAGTTGGCTACCAATAACACACTGGTTAATCCGGGACAATACGGTATGGCTATTGCCGGGGGCGATCATAATAGCATTGTTAATAATACCATTTTTGGCGCCCAACAGTCTTTCACCAATGTTGGTATTTACGTAAGTAATACGGGTAAAAACACCGTGAGCAATGCACGGGTAAGCGGTAACCAAGTATGCTTTTATAACAAGGTGAATTACCAAAACAATTGTTGGCTGGCTCCCGGTACAGCAAAACCCGATGGCTGGGATGATACCAACCAATGGGGGACCAAATTGGATGCGTCTATACTGCCAGCTACATTATTTTAG
- a CDS encoding SusC/RagA family TonB-linked outer membrane protein, with protein sequence MYISKKLVKVFLLPGIFFNLISITSVAQEKPQPGLKINGVVTEAATGKALPGISVSAVGFSAALTDSTGHFKLSVPNKRVILNFSGQGYHARQVALKSRETLKVELYDESLQSLSDVATTSYSNKPLLQTTQAVTTIQTNGSWNKAPETPDAYLQGRVAGLNATRRSGTPGIGADLLLRGYNSLYATSQPLIVVDGMIYDVSQYGSSLIGGHVTNHFANIDLKDIDNITVIKDGASMYGTRGANGVILITTGRAKDVATRFDFAAYGGFNNKVSEIPVMNAGTYRSYLSELLRTNPAYTTQSIQAQPYMNDNTSNPDYYRYHQNTDWQDKVMQNGYVQNYYLKVTGGDNIATYALSLGYLNNDGLTANTLLKRYETRFNANLNLSQKLKAQANLAFTRSEQQLRDQGLSFDTNPLYLAQVKAPFLSPFEISDAGVASPNVADADIFSISNPYAAATKIQELNRNYRFTGSISFVYEFNKKWTLQTLLGVNFDKVRENTFIPQEGIVPLNLPSAVALNRTAADVQRLFGVYNDTRLSFNYAVNPSHQFSANVGFRYNNNKTESDYGQGYNTASDKFVTLGGSNALLRVVGGDLGQWNWLNTYANVDYKAYDKYFLSLNLAVDGSSRFGKDIPSTLSINGNKFAVMPSVAAAWLISSEPFMAQNGFIETLKLRLSAGRVGNDDIGNYSARKYYVTQSLLSRQGLVLGNIGNSALQWEDNTKLNAGLDVSVLKDRLSFSFDVYQNNISKMLIYEPVYTSTGFSTALSNSGSMTNRGAEFAINARIINTRKIKWDAGFNISRYKTKMTALPSGDIVTDYAGATFLTTKGGSANAFYGYQTNGVYTSDAEATASGLLNKVSGGALVPFKGGDVRFVDRNGDKVVDERDRTVIGNPNPDFTGAFNSRLTVKRISLEALFAFSKGNSIYNGVRQELESMSGFQNQTPAVANRWQSAGQVTNMPRAVWGDPAANSRFSDRWIEDGSYLRLRTVSLSYDVPVKNTFLRSLTVYGIANNVFTFTKYLGYDPEFSASPSPFARGVDTGLEPQFRSLLFGVRVGL encoded by the coding sequence ATGTACATTTCTAAAAAACTGGTGAAGGTTTTTCTGTTGCCAGGCATATTTTTTAACCTCATATCCATCACGTCGGTTGCGCAGGAAAAGCCGCAGCCGGGCCTGAAAATAAACGGTGTGGTAACCGAAGCTGCCACCGGCAAGGCGCTTCCCGGTATCAGCGTTAGCGCGGTTGGTTTCTCTGCAGCGCTAACAGACAGTACCGGTCATTTCAAACTATCGGTACCCAACAAACGGGTGATCCTGAATTTTTCCGGTCAGGGTTATCATGCACGCCAGGTAGCGTTAAAAAGCCGTGAAACGCTGAAAGTGGAGCTGTATGATGAAAGCCTTCAATCGCTTTCAGACGTGGCCACTACCAGTTATTCCAACAAACCGCTTTTGCAGACCACGCAGGCCGTAACCACTATTCAAACCAATGGCTCGTGGAACAAAGCGCCGGAGACACCCGACGCTTATTTACAGGGCCGCGTGGCGGGCTTAAATGCTACACGCCGTTCAGGTACGCCCGGTATTGGTGCCGATTTGCTTTTAAGGGGATACAACTCGTTGTACGCCACCTCGCAGCCGTTGATTGTAGTTGACGGAATGATCTATGACGTTAGTCAGTACGGCAGCTCATTAATTGGCGGGCACGTTACCAACCATTTTGCAAATATTGATCTGAAAGATATTGACAACATCACCGTAATTAAAGATGGTGCCTCTATGTACGGCACCCGCGGCGCCAACGGTGTTATTCTGATCACTACCGGCCGCGCAAAAGATGTGGCTACCCGTTTTGATTTTGCGGCCTACGGCGGTTTTAACAACAAGGTGTCTGAGATTCCAGTGATGAATGCCGGCACTTACAGAAGCTATCTTTCTGAATTGTTGCGCACTAATCCGGCTTACACCACACAGTCTATCCAGGCGCAGCCTTACATGAATGATAATACCAGCAATCCTGATTATTACCGTTACCACCAGAATACCGACTGGCAGGATAAGGTTATGCAAAACGGCTATGTTCAGAACTATTATCTGAAGGTTACCGGTGGTGATAATATTGCTACCTACGCCCTGTCATTAGGCTACCTGAACAACGATGGCCTAACCGCTAACACTTTGCTTAAACGTTATGAAACACGTTTCAACGCCAACTTAAACCTATCACAAAAACTAAAAGCGCAAGCTAACCTGGCCTTTACCAGGAGCGAGCAGCAACTGCGCGACCAGGGATTGAGCTTTGACACCAACCCGCTGTACCTGGCGCAGGTAAAAGCGCCGTTCCTGTCGCCTTTTGAAATTTCTGACGCCGGCGTAGCATCACCTAACGTGGCCGATGCGGATATTTTTTCTATCAGTAACCCTTATGCCGCTGCTACCAAAATTCAGGAACTGAACAGGAACTATCGCTTTACGGGGTCTATCTCATTTGTTTATGAGTTTAACAAAAAGTGGACGCTGCAAACCTTACTGGGGGTAAACTTTGATAAAGTAAGAGAGAACACTTTTATCCCACAGGAGGGCATCGTTCCACTCAACCTGCCATCAGCGGTAGCGTTGAACCGTACGGCGGCAGATGTGCAGCGTTTGTTTGGGGTTTATAATGATACCCGTTTATCATTCAACTACGCGGTTAACCCATCGCACCAGTTCTCTGCAAATGTTGGCTTCCGTTATAACAACAACAAAACCGAGTCTGATTACGGGCAAGGCTATAACACCGCCAGTGACAAGTTTGTAACCCTTGGCGGCAGTAACGCCCTACTGCGTGTTGTAGGCGGCGATCTGGGCCAATGGAACTGGCTGAACACCTATGCCAATGTTGATTATAAGGCGTATGATAAGTACTTCCTGTCGCTTAATCTGGCGGTAGATGGTTCATCGCGCTTTGGAAAAGATATCCCTTCAACCCTCAGCATCAACGGTAATAAGTTTGCGGTTATGCCATCGGTAGCTGCGGCCTGGCTCATTTCTTCCGAGCCTTTTATGGCCCAGAACGGCTTTATTGAAACGCTGAAGCTGAGACTGAGCGCTGGCCGTGTGGGTAATGATGATATTGGCAATTACTCGGCCCGCAAGTATTACGTAACGCAAAGCCTGCTGAGCCGCCAAGGCTTGGTGCTGGGCAACATTGGTAACTCTGCTTTGCAGTGGGAAGATAACACCAAGCTCAACGCCGGTCTTGACGTATCGGTACTGAAAGATCGCCTGTCATTCAGCTTTGATGTGTATCAGAATAACATCTCTAAAATGCTGATCTATGAACCGGTTTATACCTCTACCGGCTTTAGCACAGCGCTTTCTAACTCTGGTTCGATGACTAACCGTGGTGCCGAGTTTGCTATCAACGCACGCATCATCAACACCAGAAAAATTAAGTGGGATGCAGGCTTCAACATCAGTCGCTACAAAACCAAAATGACGGCCCTGCCATCAGGAGATATTGTTACCGATTATGCCGGTGCTACCTTCCTCACCACCAAAGGCGGTTCTGCCAATGCATTTTATGGTTACCAAACCAATGGCGTGTATACATCGGATGCCGAGGCTACGGCGTCGGGCCTGTTAAATAAAGTAAGCGGCGGCGCGTTAGTGCCGTTCAAAGGCGGCGATGTGCGCTTTGTAGACAGAAACGGCGACAAGGTAGTTGATGAGCGCGACCGGACTGTGATCGGTAATCCTAATCCTGATTTTACGGGTGCTTTCAACTCGCGTTTAACGGTTAAACGTATCTCGCTCGAGGCGTTGTTTGCCTTCAGCAAGGGCAATAGCATTTACAATGGGGTGAGGCAGGAACTAGAGTCAATGAGCGGTTTTCAGAACCAAACACCAGCCGTTGCTAACCGCTGGCAATCAGCCGGACAGGTTACCAATATGCCAAGGGCCGTTTGGGGTGATCCTGCTGCCAACAGTCGTTTTTCAGACCGCTGGATAGAAGATGGCTCGTATCTGCGCCTTCGCACCGTATCGCTTAGCTATGATGTGCCGGTAAAGAACACCTTTTTGCGTTCGCTTACGGTTTATGGCATAGCTAATAACGTGTTCACGTTTACCAAATACCTGGGTTATGATCCTGAATTCAGCGCATCCCCAAGTCCGTTTGCAAGGGGAGTTGATACCGGTTTGGAGCCACAGTTCAGATCGTTGCTGTTTGGAGTTAGGGTTGGTTTATAA
- a CDS encoding lipopolysaccharide assembly protein LapB yields the protein MKIHFKVTGPALGLLFAAASVSGQSINEAQKAIRTEQYQKAKAILKNLITAKPTEENQFYLGWTYLLEDYSDSAKTVFEKGIALEPKSALNYAGLGAVAKLNNNTSAMTQNFDQALALAGKHTDPYIYVARAALLKPADANLALSVLAKAEKYGAKDAEYQMAKGEANHTKLDNSAAISNYTDAQTIDPKDPGIAVAIGAIWKQAFNFDAADQKLKEALALDPNYGPAYRELAENNLLWARHDMKVASDKIKEGTAYYKKYLDLTDHSPESQMRYADFLLESGDYKTLEQVAADLAKSANTNLRIYRYLGYAAYENGNYQQGLTSINKWIGQADVKRVIPRDYLYLGRLQLKTNQDSLGMLNLSKAASLDSTFADAWSEIAGALYSKQKYAAAGDAYNNYIEKSHKGKLNDYFREGMSYYYGYSDQYYKTFDDKNAPKPDSLLLTKADSAFSYVQQKTSAKPVADVILYRARVKDLEEPDRNNIKAIAKPYYEQYISLKSTATDDRSKKSLGEAYAYLGSYYSLVAKDEAQAQDNFQKALAANPDNKQAKAYFDKKSPQAPKGK from the coding sequence ATGAAGATCCATTTTAAAGTAACAGGACCAGCATTGGGCCTGCTGTTTGCTGCTGCAAGTGTTAGCGGCCAGTCTATAAACGAAGCGCAAAAAGCCATCCGTACCGAGCAATATCAGAAAGCCAAAGCCATCCTCAAAAACCTGATTACCGCTAAACCAACCGAAGAAAACCAATTTTATCTGGGCTGGACCTACCTGCTGGAAGATTACTCAGATTCGGCCAAAACCGTATTTGAGAAAGGCATTGCATTAGAACCCAAATCGGCATTAAACTACGCCGGACTGGGCGCTGTGGCCAAACTCAACAACAATACATCGGCCATGACTCAAAACTTTGATCAGGCTTTGGCATTGGCCGGCAAACATACCGACCCTTATATTTATGTGGCCCGGGCTGCATTGCTTAAACCCGCCGATGCTAACCTGGCACTGAGCGTTTTAGCCAAAGCCGAAAAATATGGCGCCAAAGATGCCGAGTACCAAATGGCCAAGGGTGAAGCCAATCATACCAAACTTGATAACAGCGCTGCCATCAGCAATTATACTGATGCGCAAACCATCGATCCTAAAGACCCTGGTATCGCCGTAGCCATTGGCGCCATCTGGAAACAGGCTTTTAACTTTGACGCGGCTGATCAGAAACTGAAAGAAGCCCTGGCACTTGACCCAAACTATGGCCCTGCCTACCGCGAACTGGCCGAGAATAACCTGCTATGGGCACGCCATGACATGAAAGTAGCGTCTGATAAGATTAAAGAAGGCACTGCCTACTATAAGAAATATCTGGACCTGACGGACCACTCGCCCGAATCGCAAATGCGTTATGCCGATTTCCTGCTGGAATCTGGCGACTATAAAACGCTGGAGCAAGTGGCTGCCGATCTGGCAAAATCTGCTAATACTAACCTGCGCATTTACCGCTACCTGGGCTACGCCGCTTATGAGAACGGCAATTACCAGCAAGGCCTTACCTCTATCAACAAATGGATTGGACAAGCTGATGTTAAACGTGTGATCCCTCGCGACTACCTGTACCTGGGTCGCCTGCAACTGAAAACCAATCAAGACTCATTGGGCATGCTAAACCTGAGCAAGGCCGCATCGCTCGATAGTACTTTTGCCGATGCCTGGTCTGAAATTGCGGGAGCCCTATATAGTAAACAGAAGTATGCTGCCGCGGGCGATGCTTATAATAATTACATCGAAAAATCGCACAAGGGTAAACTGAATGATTACTTCCGCGAAGGCATGAGCTATTACTACGGCTATAGCGATCAGTATTATAAAACCTTTGACGATAAAAATGCACCCAAACCAGACTCGTTATTACTCACCAAAGCCGATTCTGCTTTTAGCTATGTGCAGCAAAAAACCAGCGCCAAACCGGTGGCCGACGTGATATTGTACCGTGCCCGTGTAAAAGACCTGGAAGAACCAGATCGCAACAATATTAAAGCCATAGCCAAACCCTACTATGAGCAGTACATCTCGCTTAAATCAACCGCCACGGATGATCGTTCTAAAAAGAGTTTAGGCGAGGCTTATGCATACCTTGGTTCATACTACAGCCTGGTAGCTAAAGACGAAGCACAGGCGCAAGATAATTTCCAAAAAGCACTGGCCGCCAACCCGGATAATAAACAAGCCAAGGCCTACTTTGATAAGAAAAGTCCACAGGCTCCCAAAGGCAAATAA
- a CDS encoding zinc-dependent alcohol dehydrogenase family protein: MKALVLENFNTPYQLKEVAKPVASKGHVLVKIEASSVNPLDLKIKSGQAAHAKAILPGIMGIDMAGTVEAVGEGVTAFKPGDAVYGMTGGIAGVQGSLAQYAAVDADLLALKPANISMREAAAIPLVFITAWEGLVDRASVAPGKTVLVHGGAGGVGHIAVQIARALGAEVFATVDAAQNGLIESYGATPINYKTLSVEEYVEQYSSGEGFDIVFDTVGGATLDNSFKAAKQYTGHVISILGWGQHSLAPLSFRGATYSGVFTLYPLISGKGRKQHGNIMRQATRLIESDQLKPILDAENYTLDTVEDAYEAITQGKTKGKVVITVE, from the coding sequence ATGAAAGCCTTAGTTTTAGAAAACTTTAACACCCCATACCAATTAAAGGAAGTAGCCAAACCCGTAGCCAGCAAAGGCCATGTACTGGTAAAAATTGAAGCCAGCAGCGTGAATCCGCTTGATCTGAAAATAAAATCAGGCCAGGCAGCACATGCCAAAGCTATACTGCCTGGCATTATGGGTATTGATATGGCCGGCACCGTAGAAGCCGTTGGCGAAGGCGTAACCGCTTTTAAACCCGGCGATGCCGTATATGGCATGACAGGCGGCATAGCCGGCGTACAAGGATCATTAGCACAATATGCCGCTGTCGACGCCGATCTGCTGGCACTGAAACCTGCCAACATCAGCATGCGCGAGGCTGCCGCCATTCCGCTGGTGTTTATTACCGCATGGGAAGGTTTGGTAGACCGTGCCAGCGTAGCGCCGGGGAAAACCGTGCTGGTACACGGCGGAGCAGGCGGCGTGGGCCATATTGCCGTACAAATTGCCCGGGCATTGGGTGCGGAAGTTTTTGCTACGGTAGATGCGGCGCAAAACGGTTTAATCGAATCATACGGTGCTACCCCTATCAACTACAAAACCCTGTCTGTAGAAGAATATGTGGAGCAATACTCCAGCGGCGAAGGCTTTGATATTGTTTTTGATACCGTTGGCGGCGCAACACTTGATAACTCTTTTAAAGCAGCCAAACAATACACAGGTCATGTCATCAGCATTTTAGGCTGGGGACAGCACAGTTTGGCACCACTATCATTTAGAGGCGCAACCTACTCTGGGGTGTTTACCCTGTATCCGCTTATTTCTGGCAAGGGCCGCAAACAGCACGGTAATATTATGCGCCAGGCCACTCGTTTAATTGAAAGCGACCAGCTAAAACCAATCTTAGACGCTGAAAACTATACGCTCGATACCGTAGAGGATGCCTACGAGGCTATAACTCAAGGTAAAACCAAAGGCAAAGTGGTGATTACCGTTGAGTAA